The DNA region aaagaaaataccaaattttattaaaaagaattttttattcttaaaaattaaaagtagtctATTAAAAAAGTGTCTGACTTCTTTGAATGAGGATGATTTAGACAATTCAAATTGTCTATGGATCAGTGGAAATTTTGATATTCTTCATTTTCTGGAGGGAAAACTTAATAGGTATTACCTCAAATTCATATGCACCTAGAGGGCTCGATGAGGAGCACCTCCATCTGGGGTCAGTTGCTCAGCACGTGCACTGCTGAACTACCCCCAGCACCGACCACACTCTGGGTGCTCAGGCTGCCTCTctgtgctgaggcactcagtccACTCTGGGCTGGAGTGAAGCACATCTACTGGTTTTTGTGCCAAGGGGATCAATCAGAGGCCTGATGCATCAGGCAAATGGTTCCCAAGACAGGTGGTGGGCACACAGATGGATCTTATGTGGTCTTTGAGTGTTTGTGTTCACACGCATTTAATTATTATTGGCAAAATCACAGAGTCATCAATAAACCAGTTTAGGGGAGGATGAAGGAAGGCCCAACCTTCGTCCATCAAGGGCAGCTGGTGGCACCTGAATCATGGATAACAGGTGCCATGTCTGGACATCTGAGCCAGACCCAGCAAGGTCCTGTCCTGAGGGATGCCCTTGTTCTGTTCCACGCTCTCACCTATGCAGATTAATTCATTGGTGAACAATAAATAACTAGGTGTGTCAAACAATAAATAAGTGCATGAAACCTTGTCCAGCCATGAATGACTGTGGTGAGGCGTGGAATAGCGTGAATATAAACAACACACTGAAACACGTCAAGCAATCAGTGGACTGAAGATGTCACTTCTTTTCCTAAGGACCATTAGGCAGTGACACGGGTAGGCAGCATCCAGTTTTGTAGGTGTGCATCCAACACACCCGAACATGTTTCTGAGTTTGTATCCATGTTTATATTATGAAGCAGTCGATACCTTACTGTCGGCACAAAGGAGGACCGTAAGGACTCCTTAGGGACCACCTCAGCCTCTTACTCATGTTCTTTGTCTCATTGTCCTCAAGAAGGACACACACCCCATGGAGTGAGCTCCGTGTTCCCTCGAGGCTGAGGGCAGAGGACCACTGTGGGGTGGTCTCACATCCTTCTGAGAGTTTTGCCGTGAGGTGGTCACTGTGtcattaaaaatgtgaaacatgATCCAAAAGGCCAACCATGGACAACAATTAAGGTGGGATTAATGAGATTTATGAATCCCCATGTGATGAAAGTTCATGGAAAAAACACATGGATACGCCGAGTGATCCATCAGACTTGCACGACACTCATCGCCCTGCCTCTCAGGTTTTAAACCTTATATCAGTAAGGTAATCAATTGATCGATTAACAAGTACacacaagaataaagaaaaagggatGTAATCCTGAGTCACAGGACGAGTGTTCTGTGTGTGAACCTCTGAGGTCCAATAAAAAAGTGGGTGTAGTCTACACCTCTGTTTAAAGTGCCCCCATAGACTGATATCAGGAAAGTTAAAGGCTCACTTTTTggaatgacccaaagaaagaatTAGTGTACAGATATAATATGATGAAGATGGTCTTGCATTCCCACTGGTCATGTACATGGGTAAGTAATTAAAACCATGACATCTATCAAGGAGTATAACTGTCTCCACCCTCGTCCTTCTCTGGACAGGAATGACATCTACAGCCAATAATCAAGTGCTGTAATGTTGGTTTTCTCCAGAGAAGAACAGCGAATGTCCTACTTCCCTGTGCAGTATAACACTGAGCAAAGGACAAGTGAAAGGCGGGGCCCCAAAGAGGATTCACAACCTTGTGTTCATGTGATCCACATTGTACGGTTCCGAAACTTTGTGGTAAAGCAGGAAACATATCAACATATACAGATCCTAGTGCAGTTCAAAGAGAAATAACTGGTGCGTGCATGTCTCCTTTTGACTAACGGTGGTGTAGACCTAATTGTAGACAGTGTTCTGGGTCAATGGCAAGTTCAAATTAATGAATTGGCACAAATCAAGAATGAACAGTGAGCACACCCCATTTGTTGTCaacatctctgctctcttctcaGAGTGGACATTGCCTTTGGACAAGAGGGCTGGCCCATGGTCAGGTGCTGTTAGCGCCCTTCTGAGGAGGAGCTGCAGACCTGTGTGAGTCATAACTAGCGTTCCTGCTTCGGATGGGTAGCAGGCTTAAGACCATTTCCTGATTCACAGGAAGTGTACAGCATCGGCACAAATGTGACGTTCTGTACCTCCCATAGATAACAGGGGGGGGGCGTGAAGCCTTGCATTGATTATGCCTATGACACAGAGGTGTCCATGTTGGAATGATGACACGTACAGTCGAAAACAACAAGGCATTTCAGACTTAGTGAATCAAAGGCTTATCATTTAtcaattaatgaattaataactTAGAAAGTGGCAATGGTTGGACAGATTGAAGACCCATAGTGAATCGATGATGACTGCTGGAGGTGTCTGAGTGAGGACTGTGACTTGCCTCTGGATCTGAGTTCCTTCCCTGCGTGCAATAATGTACGATAATTGCATGGAAGTCTCAGTGTGAGAGATGCCAAGAGGGGCGTATCTCCATTAGTTGCCACCTTCTCTGCCCTCTGCTCCTCAGATTGGACCTGGCCTGTGGACAGCAGGATGGCTCCGTGGTCTGGTGCCCTTAGGACTGTCCTGTGGGGAGCTGCCGATCAGTGTGAGTCCTGATCAATATTCCTGTTTGAGATGGGTTGGTTTGCATAAGGCTTGTGTTAGTCAGGTATAAATTAACGAATCAGAAAGTAGCCATGGTTAGACAGGTCAAGGACCCCTCCTGAATCGATAATGACTGCTGGAGGGGTATGGGTGAAGACCTCTGGATCTGAGGTCCTGCCCCATCTCCCACCAAGTGTGTTTGTCTACATGTCTCCCTGTGGCAGATTAAAAGTGGGGCACTTCTCCGATTGTTGTCATCTTCTCTGCCCTCTGCTTCTCAGAATGGACATGGCCTATGGACAGGCGAATGGCTCCGTGGTCAGGAGCCATGAGCACCCTGTTGAGAGGAGCTACAGCCCAGTGTGAGTTGTGGTTAGTTTTTCTCTTTGGGACGGGGTGACTTGCATAGGGCTTATGATTCAGAAAATGAGATGGTTGGAGTCAAGGAGCAGCCATTGTGGAACAATGATGATTCTAGGAGCTGTATGAGTGAGGACAGTGACTACCTTTTAAATCTGAGGTTCTTCTCTAACTCCAGCCAAATTTGATTGCTTCAGTGTCTCACTGTGACAGGTGAACTCTAGGGCACATCTCAATTTGTTGTCATCTTCTCTGCCCTCTGCTCCCTAGAATGGATGTGACCTGTGGACAGAAGGGTCTTCCATGTCCATGGTTGGAAGAAGCTGCTGACCACTGTGAGTCATAGGAGTGTTCTTGTCTTGGTTTGGATGGTTTTCTTGAGTACTTcctgaatgattaaaaaaaaattaaaatataataaaaaatagactaTGTTTTTGATAAATATACGTGCACTATGAAGTATTGATACTGTGTATATGAAAAATTGAGGGTGATTAATGAATTAATTCCAAGGTACTAACATTGGAATGATTCCCTAATAGACTAGGAATCATGTGGCTCTTCTTTGGGTTTTGTGAATCAAGATTCTATACTTATAATTATCCcattaatgaattaatcaataAGCAATGAATTAATCAATAGACAAATTAGAACTCTTTGGACAAACAGAGGATGATGACTAGTGGTGGCGTATGAGTCATAGAATATGAACGCATGTCTGGCTTTCTCTTCTTGAAATAATGTTATTAAACAGGCATTAgtaatatagaatatatttatttttggtcaatgtattcattgatttttattctataattgTATTTGGATCAGTGAAAAATCTGTACAATGGAAATACTATTATAAAGAGGCCTGACCAGTCATTGTTACGTATTACAACTATTGACGGCAATGTAAGTAAATGTCGCACTGCTGTGCCTTCCTTGGCGAAGAGTATTGTACACAGTGTGATTGATAGGTATTACTCAGCATCCGGGACAAACAATATTTCTGGTTATTCATTTTTGtacaaaaaaatgatacaaatatcCTCCAGATAATGAATTCCTAGTAGAGCAAGTACAGGGAATATGAAAAGCCAGGGTCAGGGGACAGGTGTCCTGTATCAATGGTCTGCTTTGTTCTCTGTTCCGCAGACTGGATGATTTTGAGCCCATTAATGCTGCCATCATGTTGTCATGGAGTTTGGATTACGTGAGTAATAGCTGATGTTCCAGttttatctgcttttttttttttaaagaagtattgctacatttaaaaaatcaaatataaccCAAGAAGGCAAAATGTTCCCACACAaagtatacaatgtataatgTTACACCCGCCAGCTAGACATGAGCAGAAAGCTCAGGATGTCACAGATGCTTCTTCCTGGTAAACAATATAGATGAAGCTTAGTGAgatttaatgtttcttttctaaaaaatttaaaaccaataaaaactAACCATGGCCCCATAATGAATATGATGAGGAACCTTGCAGTTATTAATTGATCATGAGCCACACGGAGGCTGAATATTGAGAGATGCTGTATGTTTGGCGGAGGATTCTACAAACAGATGTTGGATTTGTCCAGCAGCTTAGGTCCTGGACATCACGTTGCATTTTATTCTTATACATTAATTAATCACCTAATCAAAACAAAGGTGCAAATGAATGAACCATGAAGAGACCAGCTCTTGGCTGGTGTCACGTGAGCCACGTATGAGGAGAAAGCATGTCTGGACACCATGTCCAACATGAGGAATGGAAGTGCTTTTGGTAGGCACCATCCTCGGGACCCAGGCAGGAACCTGGAAGGATCTTGGTCTTCCCCTGTGTGGTGACACTTGCAAATCCTGCAACTCTAGTTACCTGAGAAAATGCCAGAAAAATGGCGGACTGAAGCATTGTTTAATGGCAGAACTCGGTGGTGGGTCATGGAACACATGGTGTCAGCACACAGGTCCAATCTGCGCTGGTGTCCCATGGCCAAGCCTTCATGGCTTAGAGGACACAGTGAGTGCAGGGACCCTGCAGGGTTCCTGCTGTGGTCTGGGGCCATTTTAAATTAGCTGCTTTTGCTAAGAGTTAAAACAAGACCCTTTCAGTTAACATGCAGAGGCCACATGAGTGAGTTTCTCAATGAAGAGTGGAAAGCAAGAATCTGTGGGGAGAATGTCTCAgtgtgttgtttgtttgcttttctgtcCTTGGTTCTGCTGTGCGGTTGTCCCCAGTGGAACCCTCTTGAGCTGGTTTGGAACTCCTCTGTGGCCAGGTGCTCCATGGGTGACTCTCCAGCAGACTTGGAGGTCAGTGTAGGTCTTGGTCCCTGTTCCTGTCTTGGTTTGGGTGGTATGCTTAGGGGAAATCCTTGTATGTTTGAAATGTGTGTGGCACCACCACAGGAAGCTTAGTgtaatccttttaaattttggagTAAGATGAATCTTGATAAGAAGTAAAGCAGATATAAAAAAGTGTGAATGAGTAGTGATAGATGTATATTGCGGTAAGGATCTTGCTAGATCTTTATCATGCAGAGTTATGCCCTTGTTGGGTGTTTGTGAATCACAGTCTTTGAGGAACATTATGATTGAACTAACAGATTAACAGTGACTGTAGTTCAATAAACCTGTTATATGTTTTATGAACAAGTGTAAGAGCTGTGCACAaagtttccaaatttaaaatagtaatggccaggcgtggtggtgcatgcctataatcctagctgcttgggaggctgaggcaagaggatcgtgagtttaaagTCAGCTTccgcaaaagcgaggtgctaagcaacttggtgagactctgtctctaaataaaatacaaaaaagggcttgggatgtggctcagtggccaagtgcccctgagttcagtccctggaacACCCCTGCCCCCCAAGCAAAAAGAAAGTAATGATGGTAATGTTAATGACCTTGGTAGGAAGAGACGTGCTCTGAGATAGCACTGTGCAGTTATCACACTCATCAAAGTGTCTGAAGAACGTTTCCCGTGATGCCAGTGTGAAGCTCCTCATTTAGTACTTGCCACTGCATACGTGGGTCACGTTTCCATAGTGCTTCCCATTAGTTTGTACAACTGGAATAAAAATTAGTACACAGCTCAAATGGTCAAGTTGGATCTACTCAGGCAGACAGTAAATGCAGAGATGAATGGTGTTGGCTGAATGAGGTGGGTCTTTCCTTGGACTGCTGATGATCACTGCCGGCGTATGAATCTCTGATCATGAATAATACGTTTCTGGAACTCTGAGGTCCAACCCCAAAGGGAATAGGGTCAGCgaaggtgggtgggtggatgtcTCACTCTTGCCATCTTCTCTGTTCTCTACTCCTCAGCATGGATGCTTCCGAGGGGATGGAGCCATACCTCCCTGGTCGCCGAACCATGGGCTGCATCTCTGCGTCAGGACTTGGGACCAATGTGAGTCATAGCTAGAGTTCTTTGAGTGGTTCTGCTGGATCATTGAAGGGTCTTTGTTTAAGTTGTAGAAAATGTGAACTGTAATACATTAGGCACACCCAAGGCCAACGATCAGATGAATGGGAAGTAATATACCAAGATACATGTGTTAAAAGCTGAGGATGGTGGTTGGAGAAGTAGAGTGGAAAGATGGTACCTATACAGATGACCACCACCAGGACTATCTGTGGGCTTTCTGAGAATAAGAAGGATTTCATGAATTATTAGTGAATCAATGATTAAATCAGTAGGTCACTGTTGTATTTGACTCATATACTATGAAGGTGTCTAGAGCCAGCACGATAGCACACAATTGCAAtaccagaagctcaggaggctgaggcaggaggttcataagttcaaagccagcctcataaaaagtgaggtactaagcagctattttgtataaaatacaaaatagggctggggatttggctcagtggtcaactgcccTTGAGGGTATCCCACAACAGATCTTTATTTTCAAGTGTtttatgctattattttatttggacCAATAAACAAATCAGAGGTCCAACAGAAGCAGACCCTTGTTCATGCCTGCTATGGAATGGATCCCATGTGCAATGTCAGGTGATGGTAGGATGCATAGATCTTTCTCTCCATGTATTTCATGTGTTTTCTTATAACCTGATTAATGGTGGCAGAATACACATATTTAAGGGCTGCAGCATTGTCCACTGGTAAAGTACATGAAGGTATTTCCTCTGGGGTCAGGAAGGTATACACAGTGAAAAACTATACTTGAGCATTGTTCTTGATCTTTTGCAAGTTAGAGTTCATcctattttgagaaaaacaaatattgcCGTCATTGATGGAAGCCAAGTGAAGGATGTTAGTGAAGGATGGGATGCATCCATCCGTGGAGAGGGCGTCCCTGGCTTAGTGTGATCTTGTCTGCTTGGTGCTTCACAGTGGCTGTCCCTGACTGGTATGAGGACCCTGCTGTGTGGAGACATTCTGTGCTGTCACTGTGTTAAGGAGGTGACCACTGTGAGTGACAGATAGCCAAGGTGTTTTTCCTTCTCCGGGGGATGGTGTAGAGGTATCATAGCATCCTTAAAATTCTTAAACCAATAAAAACTAACCATGGCCCCATAATGAATATGATGAGGAACCTTGCAGTTATTAATTGATCATGAGCTACACGGAGGCTGAATATTGAGAGATGCTGTATGTTTGGCAGAGGATTCTACAGACAGATGTTGGATTTGTCCAGCAGCTTAGGTCCTGGACATCAcgtttcattttattcttatacaTTAATTAATCACCTAATCAAAACAAAGGTGCAAATGAATGAACCATGAAGAGACCACGACATGACCCTGTGCTTTTGGCTGGTATCATGTGAGCCATGTATGAGGAGAAAGCGTGTCTGGACACGATGTCCAACATGAGGAATGGAAGTGTTTGGTAGGCACCATCCTCGGGACCCAGGCAGGAACCTGGAAGGATCTTGGTTTTCCCCTGTGTGGTGACACTTGCAAATCCTGCAACTCTAGTTACCTGAGAAAATGCCAGAAAAATGGCGGACTGAAGCATTGTTTAATGGCAGAACTCGGTGATGGGTCATGGAACACATGGTGTCAGCACACAGGTCCAATCTGCGCTGGTGTCCCATGGCCAAGCCTTCATGGCTTAGAGGACACAGTGAGTGCAGGGACCCTGCAGGGTTCCTGCTGTGGTCTGGGGCCATTTTGAATTAGCTGCTTTTGCTAAGAGCTAAAACAAGACCCTTTCAGTTAACATGCAGAGGCCACATGAGTGAGTTTCTCAATGAAGAGTGGAAAGCAAGAATCTGTGGGGAGAATGTCTCAgtgtgttgtttgtttgcttttctgtcCTTGGTTCTGCTGTGCGGTTGTCCCCAGTGGAACCCTCTTGAGCTGGTTTGGAACTCCTCTGTGGCCAGGTGCTCCATGGGTGACTCTCCAGCAGACTTGGAGGTCAGTGTGGGTCTTGGTCTTTGTTCTTGCCTTGGTTTGCGTGTTTTGAATCATAGGCTCTCAAAAATATCATCAGTTAATTAATAGGTGAATGATAGTACTCTTGTGTTttgttattcatatatatttattgatgaaTTGTCCAACAAATCAATTTCTATTAGTTTTAGTTGAAAGGGGGCTTAGCACTGGACCCATCATGACATCTGGTTGCATGTGAGTGACTTGGGATGAGCACCTGGTGTCTGAAACTCTGAGGTCCCTTCTTCATTTCTGATCTTTCATCTTTCGATATCAGTGTTGTAGGGTCTTATTTTTGATCCTTCTGTTCAtgagttttgaaaataatgtaaGTGATCCAGAATGAATAATTAAAGATGTAAATTAAGAAAGATGAAGATGGTCAAGCAttgtttattaataaaatatatagttaGCTAAATGAATCTTAACACAGATATAATATGCAGATGAAAATTCTCATGATAAGTAATAGCTAATCATTACTCTTGGCAAATTTGAGATTTGAttaagaggaaaagaaatctAATTACAATAGATTAATCAATGTCTAAATTTCTCATTTATAGTAGATAACACGGACAATGGAGAGAAGGTTTTCATCATGTTCCCTGCTTTGTACTCTTTGGAAGTGATGCAGTCACCTGATTGAATCTTCTCTTGTGACCAAAAATGTCATGCTTCCTCTGAGTTAAGAAAGACTTCAGGTGAGTTTTTGCCAAAGTTCTTTCTTAGCTTTACTCATTTGAGTGTGTTCATGGTAAATGAAATACTATTAAGTTAATTcgataaggaaaataaattcaaaagataTGTTACACAATATTATGCTGttgttaataatatatattatattttaaaaatatatgaaaggagAAATTCTATGTTCTCACctcaaaattcataaatatatgaGGTGATGCATATATTGATTAGCTAGATTTAGTCATTGTACAATCTGTATAGATTGTACAATGTTATACATGAGGAATACataggtcttttttttctttttttattatggattttatttttttaaatacacgacagtggaatgcattacaattcttattacacatatagagcacaatttttatatctttatataaagtatgttcacaccaattcatgtctttatacatgtacttgtgttttttttcattacaattcttattacacatatataccacaatttttcatatctctgtttgtttataaagtaggttgacaccgtattcgtgtcttcatacatgtattttggataatgatgtccatcacgttccaccatccttgataatcccctgcctcctccctttccctccctcccctctgccccatctagaattcatttattcctcccacaTTTCCCGTCgcaccccactatgagtcagcctccttatatcagagaaaacattcggcattttttttcCCGAGGGTGGGGGGCAGtgttggctgacttcacttagcattatcttctccaacagcatccatttacctgcatatgtcatgattttattctcttttattgctgagtaaaattcagttgtgtatacatgccacatttttttatccattcatccactgaaggaatCTTATCTCccaattaaaaacttaaaaagttttaagtgaataaaatatttaccatgaCCTAATTATTAGTATCAGATTAAATTTAAGTTATTCAGTTTAATTTTACTCTTACGTTGATAATTGTTCTTTAGACTGATGTCCAAAGATCTTTTTGGTTTTTCTAAACCATGCagttttgttgttattaattATATAACCTTTTTGTTGATCAGAATGTCAGAACAAATGCAGAAAAGGTTATCCAGTCAGGGACCAATGATAGCAATGATGACAATTTGTGTTACAGACTATGAATAATATGTGTCTGAAACTCTGAGGTCCAACACACTACAGAATTAGTCCATTTTCTCTATTAGAATTGACTCTAGAAAAAAATCAGGGATATACACACATGATGTCATTGCATTTATGGCAATAGGTTCATTATTAATGTGTCATTAAGCTATATAATAAATTCATAAAGAAGAGGTAATGTATTCTTTATGAGCATTTACATTGAGGCAGGAAATATTGGTCATATGTGCAGATATTtaagttaaaatagaaatattgtttaaaatgtataACACTTTATGGCTATTTAGATACAGTGTTACCATTTTAGGAAAGAATTGTATAGACAGTAAATAAGAGTCAGTTTTCTTATTCTGGGTCAGGTTCAAGATGGAGATATTCCTTTTGTAAGATGTATGTGCATGCACGCATATGTGTTCATACAGAAGCacaaaatatacacatacatatgcatacacacaaacacacacagcacAAATTAAACAGTAATAAACAGCTGAATGACTGCATGAATGAAATGAAGAACATAGAAATCAGTGCACACAGAGCTTCCTTTTGACTCTTGGAATGAGGTGACTTACATTCTTCCCTGGTCACCAGCTGTGGTTGCTTAAGAGTGCTGGGATTCATGTGAGTAATGGTTAAAGTTCTCTCCCTTGTGTCAGGGTCTTTTTTCATCCTACAATTATGAATGTATTATTGAAAGTGTGATATTTTGATTTGGAATTTGGTAGGACATAAAAGCAATCTTCTCATAGAGAAATGTCTACATAAGGACCCAGGTAATCCATAGTGTTCAAAATTGAAAGCAAAACCTGGAAGGACAAGAAGAAAATGAGTTTGGCAGGTACAGGAaacatattctgttttcttttaatatttactttttagttttaggtggacacaacatctttattttctatgttttgatGATAGagcccagtgccttatgcatgctaagtgagcactctacctctaagccacaaccccagccctgggaaacatatgttttagaaatagaaacaatacctaaaaacacagagaaatattTGCAATTGATTCTGTTCAGGGGTGAGATTCAGGATTACAGAAGGCTTTTAATTGTGATAATTAActtgtacaaataaaaattttagaaattaaatcaaGTTGCTCTTTTAAGccccatataaatataaatttgcaaaagaaaaagaaagtcctctatttgcttatttttcaacTCTTTGCCTGCTTTAATTctacataaataaaatcttaCTTTTTTCAGAAAAAGAGTGTGAAGTAGTTAAAGAACACAATCGTTTCTTGTGACATCTGTGAATATTGAAGCTTTGTATTAATGAATGTAGCCACAAAACAGGATAATACACAAAAGGGACATAATAATAGGAGAGTACTTCTTTGTGTGCAGATCAGGGTTATAAAGCCTCTTCTAATGCAAAAAGACGTTCCTAACTCTTCTGAATggtagcattttaaaatttttagtttatattcTCAAATTTTCATTACCAAATATAATCAAATGAATCATGGAAGAAGTCAGGTAACAGTGGTGGAAGATGGCAGTCTGGACCAGTGATGGCCGCAGGAGTCATATACGTCATATGTGTGGAAGAGGT from Ictidomys tridecemlineatus isolate mIctTri1 chromosome 5, mIctTri1.hap1, whole genome shotgun sequence includes:
- the LOC110598954 gene encoding uncharacterized protein LOC110598954, translating into MTAGGVWVKTSGSEVLPHLPPSVFVYMSPCGRLKVGHFSDCCHLLCPLLLRMDMAYGQANGSVVRSHEHPVERSYSPVMDVTCGQKGLPCPWLEEAADHYWMILSPLMLPSCCHGVWITGTLLSWFGTPLWPGAPWVTLQQTWSMDASEGMEPYLPGRRTMGCISASGLGTN